The Streptomyces sp. NBC_00435 nucleotide sequence CAGGCCGCGAGCAGCCCGGACATGGCATCGCGCTACCGGGCGATGCAGACCCGCTTCCAGAAGTTCGAGGAGGCCGGCCCGCCGCCGGAGCCGCCCCGCGAGCAGGACATCAGGATGCGCCTGAAGGGCGGCCGTACGGGCGTGCGCGCGCTCACGGTCGAGAACCTCGAACTGACCGGGCTGATGAAGCCGTTCTCCCTGGAGGTCTTCTACGGGGAGCGGGTCGCGGTGCTCGGCTCGAACGGCTCCGGCAAGTCCCACTTCCTGCGGCTGATGGCGGGGGAGGAGGTCAAGCACACCGGTACGTGGAAGCTCGGCGCCCGTGTGGTCCCCGGCCACTTCGCGCAGACCCACGCCCACCCGGAGCTGTTCGGCCGGACCCTCGTCGACATCCTGTGGACGGAGGCGGCGAAGCCGCTCGGCGCGGCGATGGGTGCGCTGCGCCGCTACGAGCTGGAGCGACAGGCCGAGCAGCCGTTCGAGAAGCTGTCGGGCGGTCAGCAGGCGCGCTTCCAGATCCTGCTGCTGGAGCTGGCGGGTACGACGGCGCTGCTCCTGGACGAGCCGACGGACAACCTGGACCTGGAATCGGCGGAAGCGCTGCAGGACGGGCTGGAGGCCTACGAGGGCACTGTGTTGTGCGTCACGCACGACCGGTGGTTCGCCCGCACATTTGACCGTTACCTGGTCTTCGGTTCGGACGGTGTTGTGCGGGAGACTACGGAGCCCGTCTGGGACGAACGTAGGGTCGAGCGCAAACGCTAGGGGTGGACCGCCCCCGGCTTGGTCGAGGGTCGAGGGGACTGTGCCGTGGGGCTGAGGCCGAGTGTCTGGGTCATGAAGTGGGACAGCCCTTCCTCCTGGGACCGCCGGGTGGAGTGGCTGCTGCGGCCGGCCCCCCGCTCCTGGCGGTTCGTGGGCGTGGTGATCCTGCTCTCGGTGGCGGTCTCGGCGAGCCTGCGGGTGAACTGGGGCTCGGACAACGCCTTCGTGGTCAAGGCTGCGGACGCCCTGCTCGCGGGGGTCTCCCCGTACGAGGACAAGCGCTTCCTCTACCTGCCCAGCGCCGTGCTCATGGCGATTCCCGAGGCGCTGCTGCCGGACCCGCTGCTGCGTTGCGCGCTGCCGCTGGGGATGACGGGGCTCGTCGGGCTCGGGTGGTGGGCCTCGCTGCGGCTGTTCTCGGTGCCGGTGCGCTCGAGGCTGGCCGTCGGCGGTTTCGCGCTGTTCGCGCTGGCGTACAAGCCGTACATCAACCTCGTGCTGATCGGGAACTGGACGGCCGTCTCGGCCGCCGCCCTGCCGGTGGCGCTGCTGCTGGCGCACCGCAAGCACTGGGCGGCGGCCGGGCTGGTCGTGGGTCTGGCCATCGCGTGCAAGCCGATGCTGGTGCCGGTCGGGCTGCTGTTCCTGCTGGCCCGGCAGTGGCGGGGGCTGGCCCTGGCGGCGGGCGTGCCGATGGCGCTGTCGCTGGTCGGGGCGCTGATGATGCCGCACCCGATGCTGTTCTTCACCAAGACGCTGCCGTTCCTGCTGAACGGCCAGGACTCCTACGCGCTGCCCTGGGACGCGTCGCCGATCGCCGCGCTGCCGCGGCTGGGGGTGCCGGCGCCGCTGGCGGTGGCCCTGGCCTTCGCGGGGGCCGGGTGCGGGCTGTGGGCGGCCTGGCGGCGCTGGCGGCGTCCGGTCGCGGCGGACGGCGACCGGGGTGAGCTGAGGCTGGTGGAGACGGCCTGCATGGTGATGCTCGCCGCATTCCTGGTGTCGCGGCCCTCCTTCGACCACTACCTGCTCGTGGTGCTCCCGCTCCTGCTGGCCTCGGGGGTGCGGGCGGGCTCGATGCCGCGTTCCCCCTGGTTCTGGCTGGCCCTGGTGCCCCAGACCGCGGGCATTCCGTGGCCCTCGGAGTTCGAGCAAAAGCGGCGGGCGTTCCGGGACATGGTGACCCTGTGCTCGCTCGCCGGATTGCTCATGTGGCGTTCGCGGCGGCCGGGCCGGGTTATGGTGGAAGCCGTACGAACTGCGGGGTCCCTACCCAGGACCGAACCGGAGTGCGCCGCGACCCCCGTCGAGACGGGGTCGAGGACCGCGTTTTGACCCTTCTTGGGCTTCACGGGTATCCTGCTGGTTCGTCATGCGTTTTGGCTTGCTCATTCTCACGTGAGAGGGCATTACGCCGGTCCACCGGGCCGATGACCAGCGGTTCACACGGATTGCGTCTCCGTTGTGACCAGGGCTGTCGTGATCGTCCGTGGTGACCTTGTCAGGACCCGTCCTTTGGGGCTAACGCCTCGAGGATGCCCACCACTGAAGAAGCGAAGGCATACGCGTGCGTACGTTCAGCCCCAAGCCCGGCGACATCTCGCGCCAGTGGCTCGTCATCGACGCCCAGGACGTTGTCCTCGGCCGTCTGGCGACCCAGGCCGCTGCCCTCCTGCGGGGTAAGCACAAGCCGACTTACGCCCCCCACATGGACATGGGCGACTTCGTCATCATCGTCAACGCCGACAAGGTTCACCTGTCCGGCAACAAGGCGACCCAGAAGATGGCGTACCGCCACTCCGGTTACCCGGGTGGTCTCCGCTCGGTCCGCTACGACGACCTCCTGGCGAACAACCCGGAGAAGGCCGTCGAGAAGGCCATCAAGGGCATGCTCCCCAAGAACACCCTGGGCCGTCAGATGATCTCGAAGCTGAAGGTCTACTCGGGCGATGTGCACCCCCACGCTGCCCAGCAGCCGGTGCCGTTCGAGATCACCCAGGTCGCGCAGTAGTTCCGGCCACCACACCCCCTAAGACAAGAAACTTCTGAGGAGCATCGTGGCCGAGACCACCGCCGAGACGACCCCCGTCGACGAGTTCGAGGGCAACGTCGAGGAGTACACCAGCGAGTCCGAGGTCGTCGCCGAGGGCGACTACACCTCCGAGTCCCTTGCCGGCCGCTTCGGCGACCCCCAGCCGGCCGCCGGCCTGGGCCGTCGCAAGAACGCCATCGCCCGCGTCCGGATCG carries:
- a CDS encoding glycosyltransferase family 87 protein, with translation MKWDSPSSWDRRVEWLLRPAPRSWRFVGVVILLSVAVSASLRVNWGSDNAFVVKAADALLAGVSPYEDKRFLYLPSAVLMAIPEALLPDPLLRCALPLGMTGLVGLGWWASLRLFSVPVRSRLAVGGFALFALAYKPYINLVLIGNWTAVSAAALPVALLLAHRKHWAAAGLVVGLAIACKPMLVPVGLLFLLARQWRGLALAAGVPMALSLVGALMMPHPMLFFTKTLPFLLNGQDSYALPWDASPIAALPRLGVPAPLAVALAFAGAGCGLWAAWRRWRRPVAADGDRGELRLVETACMVMLAAFLVSRPSFDHYLLVVLPLLLASGVRAGSMPRSPWFWLALVPQTAGIPWPSEFEQKRRAFRDMVTLCSLAGLLMWRSRRPGRVMVEAVRTAGSLPRTEPECAATPVETGSRTAF
- the rplM gene encoding 50S ribosomal protein L13 translates to MRTFSPKPGDISRQWLVIDAQDVVLGRLATQAAALLRGKHKPTYAPHMDMGDFVIIVNADKVHLSGNKATQKMAYRHSGYPGGLRSVRYDDLLANNPEKAVEKAIKGMLPKNTLGRQMISKLKVYSGDVHPHAAQQPVPFEITQVAQ